One window of the Populus trichocarpa isolate Nisqually-1 chromosome 9, P.trichocarpa_v4.1, whole genome shotgun sequence genome contains the following:
- the LOC7494248 gene encoding E3 ubiquitin-protein ligase UPL3: METRSRKRAEASSSAATNTTGTTTRSNKRSRTNAATATATTTTATATRSRSTRAHPLPMDSTPVESSSSSRSRRNRNNNSNSESEKGKEKEHEVRVSRENREITNNLDSGNDNNNPNVDDDDDDDSEGGGIAAFHQNLTSASSALQGLLRKLGAGLDDLLPSPVMGSGSSSHQSGRLKKILSGLRADGEEGKQVEALTQLCEMLSIGTEESLSTFSVDSFVPVLVGLLNNESNPDIMLLAARAITHLCDVLPSSCAAVVHYGAVSCFVARLITIEYMDLAEQSLQALKKISQEHPTACLRAGALMAVLSYLDFFSTGVQRVALSTAANMCKKLPSDAADFVMEAVPLLTNLLQYHDAKVLEHASVCLTRIAEAFASSPDKLDELCNHGLVTQAASLISTSSSGGGQASLSTPTYTGLIRLLSTCASGSPLGAKTLLLLGVSGILKEILSGSGVSANSPVPPALSRPADQIFEIVNLANELLPPLPQGTISLPTSSSMLVKGSVVKKCPSSSSGKQDDINGNVPEVSAREKLLNDQPELLQQFGMDLLPVLIQIYGSSVNSPVRHKCLSVIGKLMHFSNAEMIQSLLSMTNISSFLAGVLAWKDPHVLVPALQVAEILMEKLPGTFSKIFVREGVVYAVDQLILAGNPNTAPTHGSSAEKDNESVPGTSSRSRRYKRRSGSSNPEANSSEESKNPISANAGSPPSSIEIPMVNSNLRMAVSACAKAFRDKYFPSDPGAAEDGVTDDLLHLKNLCTKLNAGVDDQKTKAKGKSKASASRLIDSSTNKEEYLIGVISEMLAELGKGDGVSTFEFIGSGVVATLLNFFSCGYSTKEKISEANLPKLRQQALRRFKSFAILALPSSIDEGGAAPMAVLVQKLQNALSSLERFPVVLSHSSRSSSGGARLSSGLSALSQPFKLRLCRAQGEKALRDYSSNVVLIDPLASLAAVEEFLWPRVQRSETGHKASASAGNSESGNAQPGAGASSPSTSIPASATRRHSSRSRSSVNIGDSARKEPIPEKSTSTSTSKGKGKAVLKPPLEETKGPQTRNAARRRAAIDKDAQMKPVHGDSSSEDEELDISPVEIDDALVIEDDDISDDDDDDDDDHEDVLRDDSLPVCMPEKVHDVKLGAASEDSNVAPPASDSQSNPASGSSSRAVAVRGSDSTDFRSGSSYGSRGAMSFAAAAMAGLGSANGRGIRGGRDRQGRPLFGSSSDPPKLIFTAAGKQLNRHLTIYQAIQRQLVLEEDDEDRYGGRDFISSDGSRLWSDIYTLTYQRADGQADRASVGGPSSSASKSIKGGSSNSNSDTQVHRMSLLDSILQADLPCDLEKSNPTYNILALLRILEGLNQLAPRLRVQLVSDNFSEGKISSLDELMTATGVRVPAEEFINSKLTPKLARQIQDALALCSGSLPSWCYQLTKACPFLFPFETRRQYFYSTAFGLSRALYRLQQQQGADGHGSANEREVRVGRLQRQKVRVSRNRILDSAAKVMEMYSSQKAVLEVEYFGEVGTGLGPTLEFYTLLSHDLQKVTLGMWRSNSAAEKPSMEIDGDDDKNGKSNNESGTAVAADLVQTPLGLFPRPWPPTASASEGSQIYKTIEYFRLVGRVMAKALQDGRLLDLPLSMAFYKLVLGQELDLYDILSFDAEFGKTLQELHALVCRKHYLESIGSDHEAIADLHFHGTPIEDLCLDFTLPGYPDYILKPGDETVDINNLEEFISLVVDATVKTGITRQMEAFREGFNQVFDISSLQIFTPQELDYLLCGRRELWEPDTLVDHIKFDHGYTAKSPAIVNLLEIMGEFTPDQQRAFCQFVTGAPRLPPGGLAVLNPKLTIVRKHSSSAGNAMPNGTGPSESADDDLPSVMTCANYLKLPPYSTKEVMYKKLLYAISEGQGSFDLS; encoded by the exons ATGGAAACTCGTAGCCGGAAACGGGCGGAGGCCTCCTCATCTGCCGCCACCAACACCACCGGTACCACTACTCGCTCCAACAAACGATCCCGCACCAACGCTGCCACCGCAACAGCAACGACAACAACCGCCACCGCTACCCGCTCTCGCTCCACACGTGCTCACCCTCTCCCCATGGACTCTACACCTGTTGaatcgtcttcttcttctcgcTCGCGTCGGAATAGGAACAATAATAGCAATAGTGAATCGGAGAAAGGCAAAGAGAAAGAACATGAAGTTAGGGTTTCGCGTGAAAATAGGGAAATCACTAATAATTTGGATTCTGGAAATGACAACAATAACCCTAATGTCGATGACGACGATGATGATGACAGCGAAGGCGGTGGAATTGCTGCTTTCCATCAGAATTTGACTTCAGCTAGTAGTGCTTTACAGGGTTTGTTGAGAAAGTTGGGTGCCGGTCTTGATGATTTACTGCCTTCTCCAGTGATGGGTTCAGGTTCAAGCTCGCATCAATCAGGGAGATTGAAGAAGATTTTGTCTGGGTTAAGGGCGGATGGAGAAGAAGGGAAGCAAGTGGAAGCTTTAACGCAGCTTTGTGAAATGCTTTCTATCGGGACTGAAGAGAGTCTGAGTACTTTTTCTGTGGATTCCTTTGTTCCGGTTCTTGTTGGGTTGTTGAATAATGAGAGTAATCCTGATATTATGTTGCTTGCTGCAAGGGCGATTACGCATTTGTGTGATGTCTTGCCTTCGTCTTGTGCTGCTGTTGTTCATTATGGCGCTGTTTCGTGTTTTGTTGCAAGGTTGATTACTATTGAGTACATGGACCTTGCTGAACAG TCTCTGCAAGCTCTAAAGAAGATATCTCAAGAGCACCCAACTGCATGTCTGCGTGCCGGTGCTCTTATGGCAGTGCTttcttatcttgattttttttctactggAGTTCAG CGAGTAGCATTATCTACTGCTGCAAATATGTGCAAGAAACTTCCTTCAGATGCAGCTGACTTTGTGATGGAAGCAGTTCCTCTGTTGACCAACCTTCTTCAGTACCATGATGCCAAG GTTTTAGAGCACGCTTCAGTTTGTTTGACAAGGATTGCTGAAGCCTTTGCCTCATCTCCAGACAAATTAGATGAACTGTGTAATCATGGACTTGTCACACAAGCTGCCTCTCTCATTTCCACTAGCAGTTCCGGCGGTGGACAGGCTTCTCTCAGCACTCCAACATATACG GGTTTAATTCGACTGCTATCCACTTGTGCAAGTGGGTCTCCTTTAGGAGCCAAAACATTACTTCTTCTTGGTGTCAGTGGCATTCTTAAAGAGATACTATCAGGTTCCGGGGTTTCTGCTAACTCCCCTGTTCCTCCTGCTCTAAGTCGACCTGCAGATCAG ATTTTTGAGATTGTCAATCTGGCAAATGAGCTTCTTCCTCCGCTTCCACAAGGAACTATCTCTCTCCCAACCAGCTCTAGTATGTTGGTCAAAGGATCTGTTGTGAAGAAGTGTCCTTCCAGTAGTTCTGGGAAACAAGATGACATCAATGGAAATGTTCCTGAGGTCTCAGCTCGtgagaaattattaaatgatcAACCAGAACTTCTGCAGCAATTTGGAATGGACCTTCTTCCTGTTCTGATACAG ATTTATGGTTCCAGTGTCAACAGTCCTGTTCGCCACAAGTGTCTCTCAGTTATTGGGAAGTTGATGCACTTCAGCAATGCAGAGATGATTCAGTCTCTACTTAGCATGACAAACATATCAAG TTTCCTAGCTGGGGTGTTAGCATGGAAAGATCCACATGTCTTGGTTCCTGCCCTTCAAGTAGCCGAGATTCTTATGGAAAAACTTCCTGGGACTTTCTCCAAGATTTTTGTCAGAGAAGGTGTGGTTTATGCTGTAGATCAACTTATCTTAGCTGGAAACCCAAATACTGCTCCTACCCATGGTTCTTCTGCTGAAAAGGATAATGAGTCTGTTCCTGGAACTTCGTCACGTTCCAGGCGTTACAAACGTCGCAGTGGGAGCTCAAATCCTGAAGCAAATTCATCTGAAGAATCCAAAAATCCTATTTCTGCAAATGCTGGCTCACCTCCAAGTTCTATAGAAATCCCAATGGTCAATTCAAATTTGCGAATGGCAGTCAGTGCATGTGCTAAAGCTTTCAGAGATAAGTACTTCCCCTCAGATCCCGGGGCTGCTGAAGACGGGGTTACTGATGACCTTTTACACTTGAAGAATCTCTGCACAAAGTTGAATGCTGGTGTTGATGACCAAAAGACTAAAGCAAAGGGAAAATCAAAGGCTTCTGCATCCCGTCTTATTGACAGCTCCACAAATAAGGAAGAGTACTTGATTGGGGTGATATCCGAGATGCTAGCAGAGCTTGGCAAAGGGGATGGTGTATCCACTTTTGAGTTTATTGGAAGTGGTGTTGTGGCAACcttgctgaattttttttcttgtggctATTCTACCAAGGAGAAAATTTCAGAAGCTAACCTGCCAAAGCTTCGGCAACAAGCACTTAGAAGATTTAAGTCATTTGCTATTCTGGCCCTTCCTTCCAGCATTGATGAAGGGGGTGCGGCACCCATGGCAGTCTTAGTTCAGAAGCTTCAAAATGCTTTGTCATCCTTGGAGCGTTTTCCTGTTGTTCTGAGCCATTCTTCTAGGTCATCTAGTGGAGGTGCACGCCTGTCTTCTGGATTAAGTGCACTATCTCAACCTTTTAAGTTGCGTCTCTGTCGGGCCCAAGGGGAAAAGGCTCTCCGTGATTACTCTTCCAATGTTGTACTTATTGATCCATTAGCAAGTTTAGCTGCTGTAGAAGAATTTCTTTGGCCGCGAGTGCAGCGAAGTGAAACTGGTCACAAGGCTTCAGCATCTGCAGGAAACTCTGAATCTGGGAATGCACAGCCTGGAGCTGGTGCATCATCTCCATCTACCTCTATCCCTGCTTCTGCTACTCGTCGTCATTCTTCAAGATCCAGATCATCTGTTAATATAGGAGATTCAGCTAGAAAGGAACCGATACCAGAGAAAAGCACAAGCACAAGCACATCAAAGGGAAAGGGCAAAGCTGTTTTGAAACCACCCCTGGAGGAGACGAAAGGACCTCAAACTAGAAATGCTGCTCGTAGAAGAGCAGCCATTGATAAAGATGCACAAATGAAACCAGTGCATGGGGATTCTAGTTCCGAG GATGAGGAATTGGATATATCTCCTGTTGAGATCGATGATGCATTGGTGATTGAAGATGATGACAtctctgatgatgatgatgatgatgatgatgaccaTGAAGAT GTGTTAAGAGATGATTCTCTTCCTGTTTGCATGCCTGAAAAGGTACATGATGTGAAACTGGGTGCTGCATCAGAGGATAGCAATGTTGCACCACCAGCAAGTGACAGCCAAAGTAATCCTGCTTCTGGTTCTAGTAGCAGGGCTGTTGCTGTTAGGGGCTCGGATTCCACTGATTTTAGGAGTGGTAGTTCTTATGGATCTAGGGGAGCTATGTCATTTGCCGCCGCTGCCATGGCTGGGCTTGGATCTGCTAATGGCAGAGGCATCAGGGGAGGAAGAGATCGACAAGGACGTCCCTTGTTTGGTAGCTCTAGTGACCCTCCAAAGTTAATCTTTACTGCTGCTGGGAAGCAACTAAATAGGCATTTGACAATCTATCAGGCCATCCAGCGACAACTTGTTCTGGAAGAGGATGATGAAGACAGGTACGGTGGCAGGGATTTTATCTCCAGCGATGGGAGTAGGCTTTGGAGTGATATATATACCCTTACATATCAAAGGGCAGATGGCCAAGCTGATAGGGCTTCTGTTGGGGGCCCAAGTTCTAGTGCATCAAAGTCTATCAAAGGTGGCTCTTCCAATTCAAACTCAGATACCCAAGTGCACCGCATGTCACTTTTAGATAGCATCTTGCAAGCGGACCTTCCTTGTGATTTGGAAAAATCTAATCCTACTTATAATATATTGGCTCTACTACGTATACTTGAGGGTTTGAACCAGCTTGCTCCTCGTCTGAGAGTTCAGCTAGTTTCTGACAACTTTTCTGAGGGGAAAATCTCAAGCTTGGATGAGTTGATGACTGCTACTGGTGTCAGGGTTCCTGCTGAAGAATTCATAAATAGCAAGCTCACACCTAAATTAGCTCGACAAATTCAAGATGCCCTTGCTCTGTGCAGTGGGAGCCTTCCGTCATGGTGTTATCAATTAACAAAAGCATGCCCATTCCTGTTCCCTTTTGAGACCCGGCGACAATACTTCTATTCAACTGCTTTTGGATTATCCCGTGCTTTGTATCGTcttcagcagcagcaggggGCTGATGGTCATGGATCAGCGAATGAAAGAGAGGTGAGGGTTGGAAGATTACAACGCCAGAAAGTTCGTGTGTCCCGAAACCGTATTTTGGATTCTGCTGCAAAAGTAATGGAGATGTATTCTAGCCAGAAGGCTGTGCTTGAAGTAGAATATTTTGGTGAGGTTGGCACAGGGTTGGGTCCTACCTTAGAGTTCTACACGCTTTTGAGTCACGATCTTCAGAAAGTCACTCTTGGAATGTGGAGGTCAAATTCAGCAGCAGAGAAACCTTCAATGGAAATTGATGGAGATGATGACAAAAATGGAAAATCCAATAATGAATCTGGTACTGCTGTTGCTGCAGATCTTGTCCAGACTCCACTTGGTTTATTCCCTCGTCCTTGGCCACCAACTGCTAGTGCTTCTGAGGGGAGCCAAATATATAAGACCATTGAGTATTTCCGGCTGGTTGGACGGGTGATGGCCAAAGCTCTTCAAGATGGACGGCTTTTGGACCTACCACTTTCGATGGCATTTTATAAGCTTGTGCTTGGTCAA GAACTTGATCTGTATGATATTCTTTCGTTTGATGCTGAATTTGGGAAGACTTTACAAGAATTGCATGCCCTTGTTTGTCGGAAACATTATCTAGAATCAATAGGGAGTGATCATGAAGCCATTGCTGATTTACATTTTCATGGGACCCCGATAGAAGATCTCTGCTTGGATTTTACTCTTCCGGGTTATCCAGACTACATTTTGAAGCCAGGAGATGAAACT GTCGATATCAATAACTTGGAGGAATTCATATCCTTGGTAGTTGACGCAACTGTCAAGACTGGGATTACGCGACAAATGGAAGCATTTAGAGAGGGGTTCAATCAG GTTTTTGACATCTCCTCATTGCAAATATTCACTCCACAAGAATTGGATTATTTGCTTTGCGGTCGCAGAGAGTTGTGGGAG CCTGATACACTTGTTGATcatataaaatttgatcatGGATACACTGCCAAGAGTCCAGCCATTGTTAAC CTGCTTGAGATTATGGGAGAGTTCACACCGGATCAGCAGCGTGCATTCTGCCAGTTTGTTACTGGGGCACCCAGGCTACCACCTGGAGGTCTGGCTGTCCTAAACCCAAAATTAACCATTGTGAGAAAG CATTCTTCATCTGCAGGGAATGCAATGCCAAATGGAACTGGACCTTCAGAATCAGCTGATGATGACTTGCCTAGTGTCATGACTTGTGCTAATTACCTAAAGCTTCCTCCTTACTCTACCAAG GAAGTTATGTACAAGAAATTGCTGTACGCAATCAGTGAAGGGCAGGGATCTTTTGATCTGTCATGA